Proteins encoded by one window of Negativicutes bacterium:
- a CDS encoding putative hydroxymethylpyrimidine transporter CytX — protein sequence EQFESFLYFIGSVFAPMIAIQVVDSLIFQQDASDQSVEKKNLLLWLIGFLLYRYFMTINTPIGNTLPVMLIVTGLYLIIRQFKGGK from the coding sequence TGGAACAATTTGAGAGTTTTCTTTACTTCATCGGCTCGGTCTTTGCACCGATGATTGCCATTCAAGTGGTCGACAGTTTGATTTTTCAACAGGATGCTTCCGATCAAAGCGTAGAAAAAAAGAATCTGCTGCTTTGGCTGATTGGATTTTTGCTTTACCGTTATTTTATGACCATCAACACACCGATCGGGAATACGCTGCCCGTCATGCTGATTGTGACTGGGCTCTATCTGATCATCAGGCAATTCAAAGGAGGAAAATAG